The Streptomyces sp. NBC_00510 genomic interval CGAGGCGCTCGCGGCGGGCGACCACGAGGCCGCGGTCCGCGTCAACCTGGACATGTGGCTGCGCGGCCCGGCCCGCGGATGGGACGAGGTCCCCGCCGGGGCGGCCGACCGGCTGCGTGGGCCGCTGCGGACGGCGTTGATCCACCAGGGCACGGTCGAGGCGCACTCACAGGGCCGCGCGGACGGCGACGTCGCGGCCCTCTCCGTGCCCACCCTGATCGGCATCGGCCTCCTCGACGTGCCGGACTTCCAGGACATCGCCCGCCGCTACGCCGCCACGATCCCCGGCGCCACCCTGGCCGAGTTCCCGGCCGCGGCCCACCTCGTCGCCATGGACGCCCCCGCCGACGTGACGGCCGCGCTGCTTCCCTTCCTCGCCCGCTAGGGACGCCGCACCGCCAACGCGGTGGCGCTCCCGTCCGCCCCGTCCGCACGTGGGGGCGCGGGGGTAGGGATCATCCCCGCGGACCGTGGACGTCCGACGTGCCCCCGCACGCCGGACGGGGCAAGGGAAAGGAGCAACCCCTGTGGACATGAAACTCGAGGTCGTGGTGGTGCCCGTCGCCGACGTCGACCGGGCCAAGGACTTCTACGTGGGCCTCGGCTGGCGGCTGGACGCGGACCTCACCACCGGCGAGGACTTCCGCGTGGTCCAGGTGACCCCGCCCGGCTCGCTCTGCTCGGTCATCTTCGGCACCGGGGTCAGCTCGGCGGCGCCCGGCTCGGTCCAGGGCCTCCACCTGATCGTGGAGGACGTGGTCGCCGCCCGCGAGGAGCTCGTGGGGCGCGGGGTCGAGGTGAGCGAACCGTTCCATGACGCCGGGGGGATCTTCCACCGTGCCGGGACGGAAGGACGCGTGTCCGGCGCCGACGCGGAGCGACGCAGCTACTGCTCCTTCGCGTCGTTCAACGACCCCGACGGCAACGAATGGGTGTTCCAGGAGATCACGGAGCGGCTGCCGGGCCGCTGACCTCCGCTCCTGGCGCCGTACGGTTCCGCACCGCGGGCGCGCGCCGCGCCCGCGGCGCCAGAACCTTCACACGGTGGCGACGGCCTTCTGAGGCCCGGTCACGCCGAGGATGGCCAGGCAGTTCGTCCACAGCGGGCTGAGGCGCCCGGTGTCGTTGTACAGCTTGGCGAAGAGCACCTGTCCCTCGAGCTGGGCGACGA includes:
- a CDS encoding VOC family protein, with amino-acid sequence MDMKLEVVVVPVADVDRAKDFYVGLGWRLDADLTTGEDFRVVQVTPPGSLCSVIFGTGVSSAAPGSVQGLHLIVEDVVAAREELVGRGVEVSEPFHDAGGIFHRAGTEGRVSGADAERRSYCSFASFNDPDGNEWVFQEITERLPGR